From the Spiribacter sp. 2438 genome, one window contains:
- a CDS encoding efflux RND transporter permease subunit, translating into MADAPRGLPALGIRRPILVAVINLLIAIAGVAALLGVEVRELPDVDRPRITVTAAFPGAAPETMDAEVTRPLEGAVARVAGVRSISASSEESSTRIVVEFDPDSDLDTAAADVREAVGRVERSLPEGVDRVSIIKADQDSRPVVRVAALTTELGLEDLTRRINNDVVPALNAIPGVADVSVFGDRERELRVVLDPLRLAAHGLDTRDVIDPLRDADLDVPAGSLRATDLELRVRTEAVLDTPARIEALEIRPGLRLGDIAHAVFAPANARSKVELNGEAILGMGIIRQAQSNTLEISAGVDRVLAELNPRFTDLELVKTSDDARFIRSAIQEVLITLAAAGSIVIAAIWLFTGSGRATLIPAITIPLALIGTVAAIWVLGFSINLITLLALVLATGLVVDDAIVVLENIQRRRRQGLGASAAALLGTHQVFFAVVATTMVLASVFIPISMIPSTAGRLFREFGVVLAVAVVISSFVALSLVPALTAWLLRHEKPPGALVTGLRRFGQRLADLYLRLLTGLLRRPVAASTMAALVLGAGGFLFQQIDQELLPSEDRSLLFISATGPDGAGLSYSEQQAWRIQSRLEPWVENGEIARVFTIAGRWDPNRIFVVAPLVDWDQRDRSQQTIMGEVQAALADLPGVQARVGSSNSLGLRGVGGGLEIALLGDDYEEIYVAAQNYAAAIEDRIPGLSQPRIGYAATQPQMRVEIDRQRARELGISLDGVGDAIETMVAGFKIADLSIADQSIPLRLQARRDTLTRPSDLELIQVRSDEGAMVPLSTFVSLREEGVPAELDRQAQRRAINIGLSIRDDYPLQRAVDELRQLAAEELPQGVSLLTTGEAETLEETRRDMTITYLLALVIVLLVLTAQFESVMSALVVMATVPFGLAAAVFALTLTGTSINIYSQIGLLLLIGLMAKNGILLVEFANQLRDRGESVRDAALGGARVRLRPVAMTTIATVLGGLPLILSGGAGAESRSAIGWVVFGGLGMAAFFTLFLTPLIYVALARFARPRAASAAILEEELDQAVSNNASSIAGSANK; encoded by the coding sequence ATGGCTGACGCCCCCCGCGGCCTGCCCGCGCTGGGCATTCGCCGGCCGATTCTGGTAGCGGTGATCAATCTGTTGATCGCCATCGCCGGCGTGGCGGCGCTTCTGGGAGTTGAAGTCCGGGAGCTCCCCGACGTCGACCGCCCCCGCATCACGGTCACCGCGGCCTTCCCCGGCGCGGCCCCGGAAACCATGGACGCCGAAGTCACCCGTCCCCTGGAAGGGGCCGTGGCCCGGGTGGCCGGCGTGCGCTCAATTTCGGCCTCCAGCGAAGAAAGCAGCACCCGGATCGTGGTGGAGTTCGACCCGGACAGCGACCTCGACACCGCCGCGGCCGACGTCCGGGAGGCCGTGGGTCGTGTCGAGCGGTCACTGCCCGAGGGCGTGGATCGGGTCAGCATCATCAAGGCCGATCAGGACTCCAGGCCGGTGGTACGGGTCGCTGCGCTCACCACCGAACTGGGGCTGGAAGATCTGACCCGGCGCATCAATAACGACGTGGTGCCCGCGCTGAATGCCATCCCGGGGGTGGCGGATGTCTCGGTCTTCGGTGATCGGGAGCGAGAGCTGCGGGTGGTGCTGGACCCGCTGCGCCTGGCCGCTCATGGACTGGACACCCGGGACGTCATCGACCCGCTGCGTGATGCCGATCTGGACGTGCCGGCGGGCAGCCTGCGGGCCACCGACCTGGAGCTTCGCGTGCGCACCGAAGCCGTGCTCGATACCCCGGCCCGCATCGAAGCCCTGGAAATCCGCCCGGGACTGCGTCTGGGTGATATCGCCCATGCGGTATTCGCACCGGCCAATGCCCGCAGCAAAGTGGAGCTTAACGGCGAGGCCATCCTCGGCATGGGCATCATCCGTCAGGCCCAGTCCAACACCCTGGAAATCAGTGCCGGGGTGGACCGGGTGCTGGCGGAACTCAACCCGCGCTTCACGGACCTTGAACTGGTCAAGACCTCGGACGATGCGCGCTTCATTCGCAGCGCGATTCAGGAGGTGCTGATCACGCTGGCCGCCGCGGGGTCCATCGTGATTGCTGCCATCTGGCTGTTCACCGGGTCCGGGCGCGCCACGCTCATTCCCGCCATCACCATTCCGCTGGCCCTGATCGGCACCGTGGCTGCCATCTGGGTACTGGGGTTTTCCATCAACCTGATTACGCTGCTTGCCCTGGTGCTTGCCACCGGGCTGGTGGTGGATGACGCCATCGTCGTGCTGGAAAACATCCAGCGTCGTCGGCGCCAGGGCCTGGGAGCCAGTGCGGCAGCCTTACTGGGCACGCATCAGGTGTTCTTTGCGGTGGTAGCCACCACCATGGTCCTGGCATCGGTGTTCATCCCCATCTCCATGATTCCCAGCACCGCCGGGCGACTGTTCCGCGAATTCGGGGTGGTGCTGGCGGTGGCCGTGGTCATTTCGTCCTTTGTGGCGCTGTCGCTGGTGCCGGCGCTGACCGCGTGGCTGCTCCGGCATGAAAAGCCGCCGGGCGCCCTGGTCACCGGGCTGCGACGCTTCGGCCAACGCCTGGCCGACCTGTACCTGCGCCTGCTGACGGGCCTCCTGCGCCGACCGGTGGCCGCCTCCACCATGGCGGCGCTGGTGCTGGGCGCCGGTGGCTTTCTGTTCCAGCAGATTGACCAGGAACTGCTGCCCTCCGAAGACCGCAGCCTCCTCTTCATCTCCGCCACCGGGCCGGACGGCGCCGGCCTGAGCTACAGCGAACAGCAGGCCTGGCGCATTCAGTCCCGCCTGGAGCCCTGGGTCGAGAATGGCGAAATCGCCCGAGTATTCACAATCGCCGGCCGTTGGGATCCCAACCGAATCTTTGTGGTCGCGCCGCTGGTGGACTGGGACCAGCGGGACCGCAGCCAGCAGACCATCATGGGCGAAGTCCAGGCCGCGCTGGCGGATCTGCCCGGTGTCCAGGCCCGGGTGGGCAGTTCCAACAGTCTGGGCCTGCGGGGCGTGGGCGGCGGTCTGGAGATTGCCCTGCTCGGGGACGACTACGAAGAAATCTATGTCGCGGCCCAGAACTATGCCGCCGCCATCGAGGACCGGATCCCCGGCCTCAGCCAGCCGCGCATCGGCTACGCCGCAACGCAACCGCAGATGCGGGTGGAAATCGATCGCCAGCGCGCCCGGGAGCTGGGGATTTCTCTGGATGGCGTGGGCGATGCCATCGAAACCATGGTGGCCGGTTTCAAGATCGCCGATCTCAGCATCGCTGATCAGTCGATTCCGCTGCGACTGCAGGCTCGCCGGGACACCCTCACCCGGCCCTCCGACCTGGAACTGATCCAGGTACGAAGCGATGAAGGGGCCATGGTGCCGCTGTCCACGTTTGTGAGCCTGCGCGAGGAAGGCGTGCCCGCCGAACTCGACCGTCAGGCCCAGCGCCGCGCTATTAATATCGGACTGTCCATTCGCGACGACTACCCCCTCCAGCGGGCCGTGGATGAACTCCGCCAACTGGCTGCGGAAGAACTGCCCCAGGGGGTGAGCTTGCTTACCACCGGCGAGGCGGAAACCCTGGAGGAAACCCGCCGGGACATGACCATCACCTACCTGCTGGCGCTGGTGATCGTGCTGCTGGTGCTGACCGCGCAGTTCGAGAGCGTCATGAGCGCGCTGGTGGTGATGGCGACGGTGCCCTTTGGCCTGGCCGCCGCGGTGTTTGCCCTGACCCTCACCGGGACCTCCATCAATATCTACTCACAAATCGGACTGCTCCTGCTCATTGGCCTGATGGCCAAAAACGGCATTCTGCTGGTGGAGTTCGCCAACCAGCTGCGGGATCGGGGCGAGTCGGTGCGTGACGCGGCCCTGGGCGGGGCCCGGGTCCGCCTGCGGCCGGTGGCCATGACCACCATCGCCACGGTGCTCGGCGGTCTGCCGCTGATTCTGAGCGGCGGCGCGGGGGCGGAAAGCCGGTCCGCCATTGGCTGGGTGGTGTTTGGCGGCCTGGGAATGGCGGCATTTTTCACGCTGTTCCTGACGCCGCTCATTTATGTGGCGCTGGCACGTTTTGCCCGGCCGCGTGCCGCCTCGGCGGCCATCCTCGAGGAGGAGCTGGATCAGGCAGTCAGCAACAACGCCAGTAGCATCGCCGGCAGCGCGAACAAGTGA
- a CDS encoding FxsA family protein, producing the protein MPLALILFVTVPLGEIFLLIEIGSIIGGLETIALCLGTAALGTFFLRQQGLQTLNRARQNMDQQKLPALELLEGVALLLGGVLLLTPGFVTDFLGFLCLLPPTRRWMVSLAVGRLVIRHGPPGGPSGPHESGQGPVYRDREGHRVIEGEFERRDSPDKDRD; encoded by the coding sequence GTGCCCCTTGCCCTGATTCTTTTCGTCACCGTCCCGCTGGGCGAGATTTTTCTGCTGATTGAAATCGGCTCCATCATCGGCGGCCTGGAAACCATCGCGCTGTGCCTGGGAACCGCTGCGCTGGGGACCTTTTTTCTGCGCCAGCAGGGGCTTCAGACCCTGAACCGGGCGCGACAGAACATGGATCAGCAGAAGTTGCCGGCCCTCGAGCTGCTGGAGGGCGTGGCGCTGTTGCTGGGGGGCGTGCTTTTGCTGACCCCCGGTTTTGTCACGGATTTTCTGGGTTTTCTGTGTCTGCTGCCGCCGACCCGTCGCTGGATGGTCAGTCTGGCGGTGGGTCGGCTGGTCATCCGGCATGGCCCGCCCGGTGGGCCGAGTGGCCCGCATGAATCCGGGCAGGGGCCAGTTTATCGGGACCGGGAAGGCCACCGGGTGATCGAAGGGGAGTTCGAGCGGCGGGACTCACCGGACAAGGACAGGGACTGA
- a CDS encoding efflux RND transporter periplasmic adaptor subunit, with product MKTRRYSLLLAAVCWLAFSPVNAQMEAPVVVTPVESARHAQTIQAVGQSRALRSVELQAESSGIVTEVLIEADRRVEAGDVLLRLDDRSEQVAVGLAGTRLADARQLLARYRRADGTGAFSEITLDEARREVELAELELRDAEIRLDDRTLRAPFAGFTGLSDIEPGQRITEDTVVTTLDNREQLRIRFSVAERHYGGLQIGEEITVAAWAQPGSQPSARLTRIDSRVSASDGTVRAEALLDNAEDRFRPGMRFRVSLDLPGDSHWRIPETALLWGDDGAYAWRIRDDQAERVRLDLISRNGAHVLVDGPLDEGDDIVSEGVQRMRPGRAVRVIDSATLDNYPALEAMRDTQADG from the coding sequence ATGAAAACCCGCCGTTATTCCCTCCTGCTTGCAGCGGTCTGCTGGCTTGCCTTCTCACCGGTCAACGCCCAAATGGAGGCCCCGGTGGTGGTGACCCCGGTGGAATCCGCCCGTCATGCGCAAACCATTCAGGCTGTGGGCCAATCGCGGGCTCTGCGCTCGGTAGAACTTCAGGCCGAGAGCAGCGGCATCGTCACCGAGGTACTCATCGAGGCCGATCGGCGGGTGGAAGCCGGCGATGTCCTGTTGCGCCTGGATGACCGTTCCGAGCAGGTGGCGGTGGGCCTGGCTGGCACGCGCCTGGCGGATGCCCGCCAACTGCTGGCCCGCTACCGCCGGGCAGACGGCACCGGCGCCTTCTCGGAAATCACCCTGGACGAAGCCCGGCGTGAAGTGGAGCTCGCCGAGCTTGAGCTCCGGGACGCGGAAATCCGCCTTGACGATCGCACCCTGCGGGCGCCCTTTGCTGGCTTCACCGGCCTCAGTGACATCGAGCCGGGTCAGCGCATTACCGAAGACACGGTGGTCACCACACTGGACAACCGGGAACAGTTGCGGATCCGTTTCTCGGTGGCCGAGCGCCATTATGGCGGACTGCAGATCGGCGAGGAGATCACGGTCGCCGCCTGGGCACAGCCGGGGTCACAGCCCTCCGCACGCCTCACCCGCATCGACAGTCGAGTGAGCGCCAGCGACGGCACGGTGAGAGCCGAGGCGCTGCTGGACAACGCCGAAGACCGGTTTCGGCCGGGCATGCGCTTTCGGGTATCCCTGGACCTGCCGGGCGACAGCCACTGGCGAATCCCGGAAACCGCCCTCCTCTGGGGCGACGATGGCGCCTATGCCTGGCGGATCCGCGACGACCAGGCCGAGCGGGTCCGCCTTGACCTGATCAGCCGCAACGGTGCCCATGTGCTGGTGGACGGGCCGTTAGATGAGGGCGATGACATCGTCAGCGAAGGGGTTCAGCGCATGCGACCGGGCCGGGCGGTGCGCGTGATTGATTCCGCCACCCTGGATAACTACCCCGCCCTCGAAGCCATGAGGGACACTCAGGCCGATGGCTGA
- a CDS encoding DUF4332 domain-containing protein has protein sequence MWNDLMRRWMELAFWWVPGQKDSDSASRGSAPEAPARQPEPAPEPEPAPEPEPESASAPPARPEPEPTPQASATTASDAAGIDLTDIKGIGPAMAKRLEKLGISSVLELADADAASLTEQLKADGAVVSEAKVAGWIEAARG, from the coding sequence ATGTGGAATGATCTGATGCGGCGGTGGATGGAACTGGCTTTCTGGTGGGTACCCGGCCAGAAGGACAGCGATTCGGCTTCGAGGGGTTCCGCACCGGAGGCACCGGCCCGGCAGCCAGAACCCGCGCCCGAGCCGGAGCCAGCGCCGGAGCCTGAGCCGGAGTCTGCCTCCGCCCCCCCTGCCCGACCCGAGCCCGAGCCAACCCCTCAGGCCTCCGCGACCACCGCGTCTGACGCGGCGGGTATCGACCTGACGGACATCAAGGGTATTGGGCCGGCCATGGCCAAACGCCTTGAAAAGCTGGGGATTTCCTCGGTGCTGGAACTGGCCGATGCCGATGCCGCGTCGCTGACTGAGCAACTCAAAGCGGACGGCGCCGTGGTCTCCGAGGCCAAGGTGGCAGGCTGGATCGAGGCCGCCAGGGGGTAA
- a CDS encoding AEC family transporter, translated as MVLIIVLGRGLIQTGFISSAAIGELNRLTYWVGLPALLIERIGSAAPDFGSVLGILLVLVLATVVSIAVAVLVAGLWGMPGRSLVTFVHGAFRGNITFIGLPVVIYAFAGTSQASTYESAALVAFVPLVVIYNVVAVTLMQLHGPTRVLQTARRVLIGLATNPILIGTVVGLGVALSDFSLPLVASRTLGAIGQMALPLALLGIGAGLQVSRLRGHLQWSMAAAFLKCSVGPVAGYVIGMALGLGSEELRLALIFLACPTAAAAYVLVQQMDGDVPLIASVITLSHLFALPAMLLALLLTA; from the coding sequence GTGGTGCTCATCATCGTGCTGGGCCGGGGACTGATCCAGACCGGATTCATCTCCTCGGCGGCCATTGGGGAGCTCAACCGCCTGACTTATTGGGTCGGTCTGCCGGCGCTGCTGATCGAGCGCATCGGCAGTGCCGCGCCCGACTTTGGTAGCGTGCTGGGCATTCTGCTGGTTCTGGTGCTCGCCACCGTCGTCAGTATCGCCGTCGCGGTCCTGGTGGCGGGGCTGTGGGGCATGCCGGGTCGATCCCTCGTGACCTTTGTCCATGGCGCCTTTCGGGGCAACATCACCTTTATCGGCCTGCCGGTGGTGATTTACGCCTTTGCGGGCACTTCCCAGGCGTCCACTTATGAGTCGGCGGCACTGGTGGCGTTCGTGCCGCTGGTGGTGATTTACAACGTAGTGGCGGTGACACTCATGCAGCTGCATGGCCCGACCCGGGTGCTGCAGACCGCTCGACGGGTGCTGATCGGGCTGGCGACCAACCCGATCCTGATCGGGACGGTGGTGGGCCTGGGCGTGGCCCTGTCCGACTTTTCACTGCCCCTGGTGGCCTCGCGGACATTGGGCGCCATCGGCCAGATGGCGTTGCCGCTGGCACTGCTTGGCATCGGCGCCGGGCTTCAGGTCAGCCGCTTGCGGGGTCACCTGCAATGGTCAATGGCAGCAGCGTTTTTAAAGTGCAGCGTGGGGCCGGTGGCGGGTTATGTCATCGGCATGGCACTGGGCCTGGGGTCGGAGGAACTTCGGTTGGCCCTGATCTTTCTCGCCTGTCCCACCGCCGCGGCCGCCTATGTACTGGTCCAGCAAATGGACGGTGATGTACCCCTGATCGCCAGCGTTATCACGCTCAGTCACTTGTTCGCGCTGCCGGCGATGCTACTGGCGTTGTTGCTGACTGCCTGA
- a CDS encoding lytic murein transglycosylase → MRDRRAMATIAALLLAHASVGMAQSDFTGCVETIEREAVQDHQVNPVTARTLLADLTPSARVLQLDRQQPEFTSTLAGYLDRRVSESHVRQGRALLEEHQPLLDAITREYGVPGRYLIAFWGLETNYGQYTGRLSTLQSLATLACDPRRADFFRGELIAALQLVDQGTVQPDQLRGSWAGALGNFQFLPSVYRDYAVDASGDGRADLWESFEDAAVSAANFLKARGWQAGERWGREVLLPADFDLDLLEQRQPLEAWADAGLQRADGAALPVADLEAQLLLPAGVNGPAFLVYENFDVIMRWNPSRFYALAVGRLADRLAGAGELTRPPPATEPLAIETVQRMQEQLNALGFDAGEPDGRIGPVTRSALRAFQQQRGIPADGFPDEVTRQRLDEQAREI, encoded by the coding sequence ATGAGAGATCGCCGGGCCATGGCAACCATTGCAGCCCTTCTGCTGGCGCACGCCAGCGTCGGAATGGCTCAGAGCGATTTCACGGGCTGCGTCGAGACCATTGAGCGCGAGGCGGTCCAGGACCATCAGGTGAATCCCGTCACCGCCCGCACCCTGCTGGCTGACCTGACCCCGAGCGCGCGAGTGCTTCAGCTCGATCGTCAGCAACCGGAGTTCACCAGCACTCTCGCCGGCTATCTGGACCGGCGGGTCTCCGAGTCCCACGTCCGCCAGGGGCGGGCGCTGCTGGAGGAGCACCAGCCACTGCTTGACGCCATCACCCGGGAGTACGGGGTGCCGGGGCGGTATCTGATCGCGTTCTGGGGGCTGGAAACCAACTATGGCCAGTACACCGGACGGCTTTCCACGCTTCAGTCCCTGGCCACCCTGGCCTGCGATCCACGGCGGGCGGATTTCTTTCGCGGTGAGCTGATCGCGGCGCTGCAGCTGGTGGACCAGGGCACGGTACAGCCGGATCAGTTACGGGGTTCCTGGGCCGGGGCGCTGGGCAACTTCCAGTTCCTGCCCAGTGTCTACCGCGACTATGCGGTGGACGCCAGTGGCGATGGTCGGGCCGACCTCTGGGAGAGCTTCGAGGACGCCGCCGTTTCAGCGGCCAACTTCCTGAAGGCCCGTGGTTGGCAGGCGGGTGAACGCTGGGGACGGGAGGTCCTGCTGCCCGCTGACTTCGACCTCGACCTGCTGGAGCAGCGTCAGCCCCTTGAAGCCTGGGCGGATGCGGGGCTGCAGCGGGCCGATGGCGCTGCCCTGCCCGTAGCGGATCTGGAGGCGCAACTGCTCCTGCCCGCGGGGGTTAATGGTCCGGCGTTTCTCGTCTACGAAAATTTTGACGTCATCATGCGCTGGAACCCCTCACGCTTCTATGCTCTGGCGGTGGGGCGGCTGGCGGATCGACTGGCCGGCGCCGGCGAGTTGACCCGTCCGCCACCGGCAACCGAACCGCTGGCCATTGAAACTGTCCAGCGCATGCAGGAACAACTCAACGCCCTCGGCTTCGACGCCGGCGAGCCGGACGGACGCATCGGGCCGGTGACGCGATCCGCGCTGCGGGCCTTTCAGCAACAACGCGGTATCCCGGCGGACGGATTCCCGGATGAAGTGACCCGACAACGTCTCGATGAGCAGGCGCGGGAGATTTGA
- a CDS encoding mechanosensitive ion channel domain-containing protein, which yields MLEQQGNATVGWITQLRENLMAWLNALLTDIQGIDELIASIQPQAAVVVLQLVAVFGILVAVHLVTGRLARRWARAGGRRVASLPARLQPFRTLLAMALLLILNAAALAVALGAGYLVVVGLFLDDPVGARLAEAILLAFAATGAGRLLLDVFLTDTMADARLLPVDEPTASVWRTRLVRLVGFGAYGLFLIAGGVAIWMEGVARLLALIVVLGLLAGILRALRDAREPVAAWLRRLAAGRRQGVVGPVLSAVAPIWHWIAGGYALAVVLVGLSGSTPALVFVGTATLWSVVTLLLAGYAGFWSRILLRERPPIPAGFVERHPMLGQRLRLWLPRVLLVVHGLIAAVAFGLLLHIWNLVDMGSWLAGPTGAAVVGAVAGVLVILLIALVAWLAAVSWIEYRLSPDTGEGEPGAREKTLLALFRNALAIAIVTIAGMVALAEIGINIGPLIAGAGVIGLAIGFGAQKLVQDIITGVFIQLEDAIHTDDFITAGGISGTVERLSIRSLGLRDLSGTLHVVPFSSVDTVSNFTRDFGVHLGQYGVAYRENIGDVIEHLHKAYARLCEDEVIGPEVTGPLEVDGVTSLGDSSVNIRVRVRTTAGMQWAVGRAMNRTVKEVFDEAGIEIPFPHTTLYFGEDKKGSAPPARLAIRNESSEEG from the coding sequence ATGCTGGAGCAACAGGGCAATGCAACCGTGGGATGGATAACTCAGCTTCGCGAGAACCTGATGGCATGGCTCAACGCCCTGCTGACGGATATTCAGGGGATTGATGAGCTCATCGCCTCCATCCAGCCACAGGCGGCGGTGGTGGTGCTTCAGCTGGTGGCGGTGTTCGGCATTCTAGTGGCGGTGCATCTGGTCACGGGCCGGCTGGCCCGCCGATGGGCCCGGGCGGGCGGACGACGAGTGGCCAGTCTGCCGGCCCGGCTCCAGCCTTTCCGCACGCTGTTGGCCATGGCGTTGCTTCTGATCCTCAATGCCGCAGCGCTGGCGGTTGCGCTGGGCGCGGGTTACCTGGTTGTAGTGGGGCTGTTCCTTGATGATCCAGTGGGCGCGAGGCTCGCGGAAGCAATTCTGCTGGCGTTCGCGGCTACGGGCGCAGGGCGCTTGCTGTTGGATGTCTTTCTCACCGACACCATGGCTGATGCGCGACTGTTGCCGGTGGATGAGCCGACGGCATCTGTGTGGCGTACCCGTCTTGTCCGCCTGGTGGGGTTCGGTGCCTACGGCCTGTTCCTAATCGCGGGGGGTGTCGCGATCTGGATGGAGGGCGTGGCCCGCCTGCTGGCCTTAATCGTGGTGCTGGGCCTGCTGGCTGGTATCCTGCGGGCGCTTCGGGATGCCCGCGAGCCCGTGGCGGCATGGCTCAGGCGTCTGGCCGCCGGGCGGCGCCAGGGCGTTGTAGGCCCGGTCCTTTCCGCCGTCGCACCGATCTGGCACTGGATCGCCGGCGGGTATGCGCTGGCGGTGGTCCTGGTGGGCCTCAGCGGCTCCACCCCGGCGCTGGTGTTCGTCGGCACCGCCACGCTGTGGAGCGTGGTGACCCTGCTGCTGGCCGGGTATGCGGGTTTCTGGAGCCGCATCCTGCTGCGGGAACGCCCGCCCATCCCGGCGGGTTTTGTTGAGCGCCACCCCATGCTGGGCCAGCGGCTGCGGCTCTGGTTGCCGCGGGTATTGCTGGTGGTTCATGGGTTGATCGCCGCGGTGGCGTTTGGGTTGCTGCTGCATATCTGGAACCTGGTGGACATGGGCAGCTGGCTGGCGGGGCCCACGGGTGCCGCCGTGGTGGGTGCCGTGGCCGGCGTGCTGGTCATTCTGCTGATTGCGCTGGTGGCCTGGCTGGCGGCGGTTAGCTGGATTGAGTATCGGCTGAGTCCGGACACCGGTGAGGGGGAACCGGGAGCCCGGGAGAAAACCCTGCTGGCGCTGTTCCGCAACGCCCTGGCGATTGCCATTGTGACCATTGCCGGCATGGTGGCGCTGGCGGAGATCGGGATTAACATCGGCCCCCTCATTGCCGGTGCCGGTGTGATTGGTCTGGCCATTGGTTTCGGCGCTCAGAAACTGGTTCAGGACATCATTACCGGGGTCTTCATCCAGCTGGAGGACGCCATTCATACCGATGACTTCATCACCGCCGGCGGCATCAGTGGAACCGTCGAGCGGCTCAGCATCCGATCCCTGGGTCTGCGCGATCTTTCCGGAACGCTGCACGTGGTGCCTTTCTCCTCGGTGGACACCGTGTCGAATTTCACCCGGGATTTCGGTGTCCATCTGGGGCAGTACGGTGTCGCCTACCGGGAAAACATTGGTGACGTGATTGAACACCTCCACAAGGCTTACGCGCGGCTCTGCGAGGACGAGGTGATCGGCCCCGAAGTGACGGGTCCGCTGGAAGTGGATGGCGTCACCTCCCTCGGGGACAGTTCGGTGAACATCCGGGTGCGGGTGCGGACCACCGCCGGCATGCAGTGGGCGGTGGGTCGAGCCATGAACCGCACCGTCAAGGAAGTCTTTGACGAGGCCGGGATCGAAATTCCCTTCCCCCATACGACGCTCTACTTCGGGGAGGACAAAAAGGGGAGTGCGCCGCCGGCCCGTCTGGCCATACGCAACGAATCCAGCGAGGAGGGTTGA
- a CDS encoding phasin family protein: MSNDTFDKYNEQAEKLFMAPTRDYAKLAMDYAEKLIDAQMEAARTYSEIGMQQARAALEVKDTKALQQYAEKQQKVAKDLSERVKTDAEKVVAMNQDFVNEARKLVESNVKTASETATQATTGTQGGSKSK; encoded by the coding sequence ATGAGCAACGATACCTTTGACAAGTACAACGAGCAGGCCGAGAAGCTTTTCATGGCGCCGACCCGTGATTACGCCAAGCTGGCCATGGACTATGCGGAAAAGCTGATCGACGCGCAGATGGAAGCCGCCCGCACCTACAGCGAGATCGGCATGCAGCAGGCGCGTGCCGCGCTGGAGGTCAAGGACACCAAGGCGCTGCAGCAGTACGCCGAAAAGCAGCAGAAAGTGGCCAAGGATCTCAGCGAGCGGGTCAAGACCGACGCGGAAAAGGTCGTCGCCATGAATCAGGATTTCGTGAACGAGGCCCGCAAGCTGGTCGAGTCCAACGTCAAGACGGCCTCCGAGACGGCGACCCAGGCCACCACCGGTACGCAGGGCGGCTCCAAGAGCAAGTAA